In Pelagicoccus sp. SDUM812003, the following are encoded in one genomic region:
- a CDS encoding metallophosphoesterase family protein, whose translation MKLPEIAVISDTHGSLPDRLVKRLAKADEIWHLGDVTHPSTIEPLQYLPADLAIVCGNCDPFGQWPQRLEFERGGHRFRLQHLPPSEGVSGVSAILYGHLHQPLRERSGDTLLLNPGAITSPRGGSKSSFGWLRFPEAGQWTWTIETL comes from the coding sequence GTGAAACTCCCTGAGATCGCAGTCATCTCCGATACCCATGGCAGCCTCCCGGACCGCCTCGTAAAACGCCTGGCGAAGGCCGATGAAATCTGGCACCTAGGGGACGTCACCCACCCCTCGACCATCGAGCCATTGCAGTACCTGCCGGCGGATCTCGCCATCGTCTGCGGGAACTGCGATCCCTTCGGCCAATGGCCGCAGCGCCTCGAATTCGAGCGAGGCGGCCACCGATTTCGCCTGCAGCACCTGCCACCCAGCGAGGGCGTCTCCGGCGTATCCGCCATCTTATACGGGCACCTGCATCAGCCGCTACGCGAACGCTCGGGGGATACGCTCCTACTCAATCCTGGAGCGATCACCAGTCCACGCGGAGGATCGAAAAGCAGTTTCGGCTGGCTTCGATTCCCCGAAGCGGGCCAATGGACCTGGACCATCGAAACGCTCTAG
- a CDS encoding CPBP family intramembrane glutamic endopeptidase translates to MTRDRRHILYDLGEDQYSLKGIWLLALLFFGSLISGAVLSLIAFKITHFVDPDASSYLASKPYPKFFDRARWVSVLFLLPYLFVKCRITSFRAIGFAKPFAATFGLWFVSGIAMIFIIYGFNTATGAFAINPEWSAGLLLKKADDAILAALLIGTLEEIVFRGLVFRMFYTAMKPLPALLCSSFFFALLHFKTPEFALGHLAPSEIGAAQAAQIAFGTAVAVFTEFDLKYLLAIFLVGVALHQVFLLGRNLWASIAIHAGWVFTIKLFGSAFVTTDQASSFSGTTRVADGYWVSMVLVVFIAGFALLLKRKEGLSRETP, encoded by the coding sequence ATGACACGCGACCGCAGGCACATCCTCTACGACTTGGGAGAGGATCAGTATTCGCTCAAAGGGATCTGGCTGCTAGCCCTGCTCTTTTTCGGCTCCCTCATATCCGGAGCCGTGCTCAGCTTGATCGCCTTCAAGATCACCCATTTCGTCGACCCCGACGCGAGCAGCTACCTCGCCAGCAAGCCGTATCCGAAATTCTTCGACAGAGCCCGTTGGGTAAGCGTCCTGTTTCTGCTGCCCTACCTCTTCGTCAAATGTCGCATAACCAGCTTCCGAGCGATCGGGTTCGCAAAGCCGTTCGCTGCCACCTTCGGCCTCTGGTTCGTCAGCGGCATCGCCATGATCTTCATCATCTATGGTTTCAACACCGCCACCGGAGCATTCGCCATCAATCCGGAGTGGAGCGCAGGCCTTCTTCTGAAAAAGGCCGACGACGCCATCCTCGCCGCCCTGCTCATCGGAACGCTGGAGGAAATCGTCTTTCGCGGGCTTGTATTCAGAATGTTCTATACAGCGATGAAACCGCTGCCAGCGCTTCTTTGCTCATCCTTCTTCTTCGCTCTTCTGCACTTCAAAACCCCTGAGTTCGCATTGGGACACCTCGCCCCGAGCGAAATAGGAGCGGCGCAGGCGGCCCAGATCGCGTTTGGCACCGCCGTCGCAGTCTTCACCGAATTCGACTTGAAGTACCTCTTGGCGATCTTCCTGGTGGGCGTGGCTCTGCATCAGGTGTTCCTGCTGGGTCGAAACCTGTGGGCCAGCATCGCCATTCACGCCGGCTGGGTCTTCACCATCAAGCTGTTCGGCTCCGCCTTCGTCACCACCGATCAGGCGAGCTCCTTCAGCGGCACCACGCGCGTAGCGGATGGCTACTGGGTCAGCATGGTGCTCGTCGTGTTCATCGCAGGCTTCGCTCTTCTGCTCAAACGCAAGGAAGGTCTCAGTCGTGAAACTCCCTGA
- a CDS encoding SurA N-terminal domain-containing protein, which produces MISWLQINAQKHFRIVFIVLLVVLVVAFVFTIGNQGPMGGSRDSRLAELRFFDTELNTEAKRQAFQTDANLSATLSGNMRPSANLPFERATALHIANEHNIPGPTDKQLEAFLKSRPIFQGRNGAFDPQAYTMIVDNLKLGGRATEADLRRILEEDYRIEKVYSVLSGAGFAQESEVLNALSQRLAKWDVMVAKLDLNAYQPEIEVTEEQIKEHYEQYSFTYQTPVRRSVDYVEIDASRFVDGVQPTEDELITYFEDNYDRYQPAPAEPAEGEEEAAQPEPVTFEEARLAVRQDYRMEKARELALERAHDLVLDIIDNELSLGSEGFDLVIDELDLEMKNTPPFAENETPIGTTWGRDIVEQAFDLTPDRYYSEPILNGNRAIVIFYKDEIASVTPKLETIRERVASDVQREALRKARADYAVELQQTLEAAATGEEAFGAAAEEAGLEVTSYTDFSLSEPAEDMDRRLLSTLVDMEESEVSDFVRLGQNNQGAYVYVLEKEVPEIDRSDEQYEQVASSLNNAYARMSAQQYIQTLMTAEQIRAGFARPEAN; this is translated from the coding sequence ATGATCTCCTGGCTCCAAATAAACGCTCAAAAGCATTTCCGCATCGTTTTCATCGTACTCCTCGTCGTCCTGGTCGTCGCCTTCGTATTCACGATCGGCAATCAGGGGCCCATGGGAGGCAGCAGAGACTCCCGCCTCGCGGAACTGCGTTTCTTCGACACGGAGCTCAACACCGAAGCGAAGCGCCAAGCATTCCAGACGGACGCCAACCTGAGCGCCACCCTCTCTGGAAACATGCGCCCCAGCGCCAACCTGCCCTTCGAACGGGCTACCGCTCTGCACATCGCCAACGAGCACAACATCCCGGGTCCCACCGACAAGCAGCTGGAGGCCTTCCTGAAGTCGCGCCCCATCTTCCAAGGCCGCAACGGCGCCTTCGATCCGCAGGCCTACACCATGATCGTAGACAACCTCAAGCTGGGAGGCCGCGCCACCGAAGCCGACCTGCGTCGCATCCTTGAGGAGGACTACCGCATCGAAAAGGTCTACTCGGTCCTCTCCGGAGCTGGCTTCGCGCAGGAATCCGAAGTGCTCAACGCTCTAAGCCAACGACTCGCCAAGTGGGACGTCATGGTGGCCAAGCTCGACCTGAACGCCTACCAACCGGAGATCGAAGTCACCGAGGAGCAGATCAAGGAGCACTACGAGCAGTACAGCTTCACCTACCAAACCCCTGTCCGACGCTCCGTGGACTATGTGGAAATCGACGCCAGCCGCTTCGTCGACGGAGTGCAGCCCACCGAAGACGAGCTGATCACCTATTTCGAGGACAACTACGATCGCTATCAACCTGCCCCCGCAGAACCTGCCGAAGGCGAGGAAGAGGCCGCTCAGCCTGAGCCGGTGACCTTCGAAGAGGCTCGCCTAGCCGTCCGCCAGGACTACCGCATGGAAAAGGCCCGCGAGTTGGCTCTGGAACGAGCCCATGACCTGGTCCTGGACATCATCGACAACGAGCTCTCGCTCGGCTCGGAAGGCTTCGACCTGGTCATTGACGAACTCGACCTCGAAATGAAAAACACGCCGCCTTTCGCGGAAAACGAAACCCCGATCGGCACCACCTGGGGCCGCGACATCGTCGAGCAAGCGTTCGACCTGACTCCGGATCGCTACTACTCCGAACCGATCCTCAACGGAAATCGGGCCATCGTCATCTTCTACAAGGACGAGATCGCCTCCGTCACTCCGAAGCTGGAAACCATCCGCGAACGCGTCGCCTCCGACGTGCAGCGCGAAGCTCTGCGCAAGGCTCGGGCGGACTACGCCGTCGAGCTGCAGCAGACGCTCGAAGCGGCCGCGACTGGAGAGGAGGCCTTCGGGGCCGCGGCGGAGGAAGCCGGCCTGGAAGTGACTTCCTACACCGATTTCTCCCTCTCCGAACCCGCCGAAGATATGGATCGTCGTCTGCTTTCCACCCTCGTCGACATGGAAGAATCCGAGGTATCCGACTTCGTGCGCCTCGGACAAAACAACCAAGGCGCTTACGTTTACGTGCTCGAGAAGGAGGTTCCCGAAATCGACCGCAGCGACGAGCAGTACGAGCAGGTCGCCTCCTCGCTCAACAATGCCTACGCCCGCATGTCCGCTCAGCAATACATCCAAACGCTGATGACGGCCGAGCAGATCCGAGCCGGCTTCGCTCGCCCGGAAGCGAACTAG
- a CDS encoding YhjD/YihY/BrkB family envelope integrity protein translates to MNPRLQKLVSKSLLLKKEMWKRHDLSYSKRKRWLYATMRVVAITWAGLKENRIIIRAAALSFSTLLGLGPLIALMVLVSGFVLDKTQPDMAQHAIENAISFIAPQVSLAQDTAQESGTDNGLSDMISQFITASQSGTVGVGGSLILVLIVIQLFITIEDAFNDIWGVARGRTMTTRIVLYWTIITLGAVLVFAGIALTVSEIMFLNEKLSTFTDSIPGSTFFSHWVSAYGAKIASFVVITVVLTFFYRFIPNTHVEWKAASVGAVFTVISFIGNNTLAFLYVERIAMQRTLYGSLALPLILIIGLYIFWMFLLLGGRVSFAVQNARFKSGKIAWDELSHASQESLCLLLFTQICRQFKACDAPLSSSELASMHSLPRQLASSAMHRLCKLGFASALPPPEKGAYHAYSYQPAKPLDKISLIDFKRSFESYGDAPDESHFDNYDPVVRHYHLALNKARKEAFEEDTFDTLVERFEVVPVKAPESSDQQ, encoded by the coding sequence TTGAACCCACGACTTCAGAAACTCGTATCCAAAAGTCTCCTACTCAAGAAGGAGATGTGGAAGCGGCATGATCTCAGCTACTCGAAACGCAAGCGCTGGCTCTATGCCACGATGCGCGTGGTGGCCATCACCTGGGCAGGTCTCAAGGAGAACCGAATCATCATCCGGGCCGCCGCCCTGAGCTTCAGCACTCTTCTCGGCCTCGGTCCCTTGATCGCTTTGATGGTTCTGGTATCGGGTTTCGTGCTGGACAAGACCCAGCCGGACATGGCTCAGCACGCCATCGAAAACGCCATTTCCTTCATCGCCCCCCAGGTCTCGCTCGCCCAGGACACCGCCCAAGAAAGCGGGACCGACAACGGGCTTTCGGATATGATCTCCCAATTCATAACCGCCAGCCAATCCGGCACGGTAGGCGTGGGCGGATCCCTGATACTGGTGCTGATCGTCATCCAGCTTTTCATCACTATCGAAGACGCCTTCAACGATATCTGGGGCGTCGCTCGGGGGCGCACCATGACTACCCGCATCGTGCTCTACTGGACGATCATCACCCTCGGAGCAGTGCTCGTCTTCGCTGGCATCGCCCTCACCGTCTCGGAGATCATGTTTCTCAACGAAAAGCTGAGCACCTTCACGGACAGCATTCCCGGGAGCACCTTCTTCAGCCATTGGGTGTCGGCCTACGGGGCGAAAATCGCAAGCTTCGTGGTGATCACCGTGGTGCTCACCTTCTTCTACCGCTTCATTCCCAATACCCATGTGGAGTGGAAGGCGGCATCGGTGGGAGCCGTTTTCACCGTCATCAGCTTCATTGGCAACAACACCTTGGCGTTTCTCTACGTCGAGCGAATCGCCATGCAGCGCACCCTCTACGGCTCGCTGGCCCTTCCGCTGATCCTCATCATCGGACTCTACATCTTCTGGATGTTCCTCCTGCTCGGCGGGCGCGTTTCCTTCGCCGTGCAAAACGCCCGCTTCAAGAGCGGAAAAATCGCCTGGGACGAGCTCAGTCACGCCTCCCAGGAAAGCCTTTGCCTGCTGCTGTTCACGCAGATCTGCCGCCAGTTCAAAGCCTGCGACGCCCCGCTCTCCTCCAGCGAACTGGCGAGCATGCACAGCTTGCCGCGACAGCTGGCCAGCTCGGCCATGCACCGGCTTTGCAAGCTGGGCTTCGCCTCGGCCCTTCCGCCTCCGGAAAAAGGGGCCTATCACGCCTACAGCTACCAGCCTGCCAAGCCGCTCGACAAGATTTCGCTTATCGACTTCAAGCGCAGTTTCGAGTCCTACGGCGACGCTCCGGACGAGAGCCATTTCGACAACTACGATCCCGTGGTCAGGCACTATCACCTCGCGCTGAACAAAGCCCGCAAGGAAGCCTTCGAAGAGGACACCTTCGACACGCTGGTCGAACGCTTCGAGGTCGTGCCCGTCAAGGCTCCTGAATCGAGCGATCAGCAGTGA
- the argS gene encoding arginine--tRNA ligase — translation MQDWFDVAKKIESLVLEAAKAAGLDDSFSPEIRPADPRFGDVQANGALPYAKRQKSNPRQIAQTIVDQLADAPELAANAEISIAGPGFINFKLTPGFLQNWLVAFSGSEQLKQASAHLQEKETVVVDFSSPNTAKQMHIGHLRSLIIGESICKLLEFCGATVIRDNHIGDWGTAYGRLFYAYKRFLDEENLKANPLGELERLYKLGSQLASEDESVLKESREELVRLQREDPESMALWEQVNRHSIDGIKRVYELFDIRFDHYLGESFYRNMVGQVYEELEQCGLGEESEGAWVVFHPEHKRFATQPFMYRKSDGASNYATTDLATMLYRAEHFKASSIIIETDFRQKDHFEQLELTSRKWFEKTGRTFPKFTHVFHGTIMGENGKAMASRSGEPVLLKDLIEEAIERAAKLMREKNAEKIEKGQTPLSEEEIVACAKTIGTSSIRYAELSQNRTSDYVFAWDKLLSFEGNTAPYLLYAATRIKSIFRNIDADQLQDLSARASELETPEELALARKILGFVGVLQQTVEALRPHLLCTYLFELAGAYSSFYNANKVIVEDEGIKCRRLMLCQRTLDVLETGLGLLGIPTLERM, via the coding sequence ATGCAAGACTGGTTTGATGTCGCCAAGAAGATCGAATCCCTCGTCCTAGAGGCCGCCAAAGCCGCTGGACTCGATGACTCCTTCTCTCCTGAAATCCGCCCCGCGGACCCGCGCTTCGGAGACGTGCAAGCCAATGGCGCCCTGCCCTACGCCAAGCGGCAGAAGAGCAATCCTCGACAAATCGCCCAAACCATCGTCGACCAGCTGGCCGACGCGCCGGAGCTCGCCGCCAACGCGGAAATCAGCATCGCCGGTCCGGGCTTCATCAACTTCAAGCTCACCCCGGGCTTCCTGCAGAACTGGCTGGTCGCCTTTTCCGGTTCCGAACAGCTGAAACAGGCCTCCGCCCACCTGCAGGAGAAGGAAACCGTGGTGGTCGACTTCAGCTCGCCCAATACCGCCAAGCAGATGCACATCGGGCACCTGCGCTCGCTGATCATCGGCGAGTCCATCTGCAAGCTGCTGGAATTCTGTGGGGCCACCGTGATTCGCGACAACCACATCGGCGACTGGGGCACCGCCTACGGTCGCCTCTTCTACGCCTACAAGCGCTTTCTCGACGAAGAAAACCTCAAAGCCAATCCGCTCGGCGAGCTGGAGCGGCTCTACAAGCTCGGCAGCCAGCTGGCCTCGGAGGACGAATCCGTGCTCAAGGAATCGCGCGAGGAGCTGGTGAGGCTGCAGCGCGAGGATCCGGAAAGCATGGCCCTTTGGGAGCAGGTCAACCGACACAGCATCGACGGCATCAAGCGCGTCTACGAACTCTTCGACATTCGCTTCGACCACTACCTCGGCGAGAGCTTCTACCGCAATATGGTGGGGCAGGTCTACGAGGAGCTCGAACAATGCGGCCTCGGCGAGGAGAGCGAAGGAGCTTGGGTGGTCTTCCATCCGGAGCACAAGCGCTTCGCCACCCAGCCGTTCATGTACCGCAAATCGGACGGGGCCTCCAACTACGCCACCACCGATCTCGCCACCATGCTCTACCGGGCGGAGCATTTCAAAGCCTCCAGCATCATAATCGAAACCGATTTTCGCCAGAAGGACCATTTCGAGCAGCTCGAGCTGACTTCCAGGAAATGGTTCGAGAAAACCGGTCGCACTTTCCCAAAGTTCACCCACGTCTTTCACGGCACCATCATGGGCGAAAACGGCAAGGCCATGGCCTCCCGATCCGGCGAGCCCGTTTTGCTCAAGGATCTCATCGAGGAGGCCATCGAACGAGCCGCCAAGCTGATGCGCGAGAAGAACGCGGAAAAGATCGAAAAAGGCCAGACTCCGCTGAGCGAGGAGGAAATCGTGGCCTGCGCCAAAACCATCGGCACCAGCTCCATCCGCTACGCCGAGCTCTCGCAAAACCGCACCAGCGACTACGTTTTCGCTTGGGACAAACTGCTCAGCTTCGAAGGCAACACCGCACCCTACCTGCTCTACGCCGCCACCCGCATCAAGAGCATCTTCCGCAATATCGACGCCGATCAGCTGCAGGACCTCTCAGCTCGGGCCAGCGAATTGGAAACCCCGGAGGAGCTGGCCCTCGCCCGCAAGATCCTCGGGTTCGTCGGCGTGCTGCAGCAAACCGTGGAGGCCCTGCGCCCGCACCTGCTTTGCACCTACCTCTTCGAGCTGGCCGGAGCCTACAGCTCCTTCTACAACGCCAACAAAGTCATCGTCGAAGACGAAGGAATAAAGTGCCGACGCCTCATGCTCTGCCAAAGAACCTTAGATGTTCTGGAAACCGGCTTAGGTCTCCTAGGCATTCCTACCTTGGAACGAATGTAA
- a CDS encoding thymidine phosphorylase, which produces MVRKTLSSRRFIKPSYAYLIEKKREGQEFTKEEIRYIIDSILDGEMPDFQMAALAMAIYFQGMSAQETAILTEEMMLSGEVIDLSHIAKPKIDKYSTGGVGDKTSLVLVPLAVASGIVLPMMGGIDQDFAISSLDKLSSVPGFKAEMSIDAFIEQLETIGGAMVRQSPELAPADAKLYDLRKKTATIPSLPLITGSVLSKKLAEGAEGLVIDVKWGNGSFIRDLEQAKQLARSMTRVGRSMKRRCVALVTDMNQPLGDTVGTALELKEAIKLLKGEGPEDLQELVLKLGMEIVRLAGVAGSTLSAKQTVQRHIEDGTALEKLKEIIAAQGGDTSYIDDPEKFPVAQHIRKLPAPKRGYVHTINAAQIAKGVHLLGAGPDEDGNIDYAVGVSEIKKVGTQVKQGEPLMMIHYNDEAKLEQALEYFKAAYRLAPKRPTPPPLIVERVA; this is translated from the coding sequence ATGGTTAGAAAAACCTTAAGCAGCCGTCGTTTTATTAAGCCGAGCTACGCGTACCTCATCGAGAAAAAGCGCGAAGGTCAAGAGTTCACCAAGGAGGAAATCCGATATATCATCGACTCTATCTTAGATGGAGAGATGCCGGACTTCCAAATGGCCGCTCTCGCTATGGCTATTTACTTCCAGGGCATGTCCGCCCAGGAGACGGCGATCCTTACCGAGGAAATGATGCTATCAGGCGAGGTGATCGACCTGTCGCATATTGCCAAGCCGAAGATCGACAAGTACTCGACCGGCGGCGTGGGGGACAAGACGTCTCTCGTATTGGTGCCGTTGGCGGTGGCCTCCGGCATAGTGCTGCCCATGATGGGCGGAATCGATCAGGATTTCGCGATCAGCTCGCTCGACAAGCTCAGCTCCGTGCCCGGCTTCAAGGCCGAAATGAGCATCGACGCATTCATCGAGCAACTCGAGACCATTGGCGGAGCCATGGTGCGCCAGAGCCCGGAGCTCGCCCCGGCCGACGCCAAGCTCTATGATCTTCGCAAGAAGACCGCCACCATCCCGAGCTTGCCGCTCATCACCGGCAGCGTGCTTTCCAAGAAGCTGGCCGAAGGGGCGGAAGGTCTGGTGATCGACGTGAAGTGGGGCAACGGTTCCTTCATTCGCGACCTCGAGCAAGCCAAGCAGCTGGCTCGCAGCATGACCCGTGTCGGCCGCTCCATGAAGCGTCGCTGCGTGGCCCTGGTGACCGACATGAACCAGCCGCTCGGCGACACCGTCGGCACCGCTCTGGAGCTCAAGGAAGCCATCAAGCTTCTCAAGGGTGAAGGACCGGAAGACTTGCAGGAGCTGGTGCTCAAGCTGGGCATGGAAATTGTTCGCCTCGCGGGCGTGGCGGGTTCGACTCTCTCCGCCAAGCAGACTGTGCAACGCCACATCGAGGACGGCACCGCATTGGAGAAACTGAAGGAAATCATCGCCGCTCAGGGTGGCGACACCTCCTACATCGACGATCCGGAGAAATTCCCCGTCGCCCAGCATATCCGCAAGCTGCCCGCACCCAAGCGCGGCTACGTGCACACCATCAACGCGGCCCAAATCGCCAAGGGCGTGCACCTGCTCGGCGCCGGACCGGACGAGGATGGCAACATCGACTACGCGGTCGGCGTTTCCGAAATCAAGAAGGTCGGCACGCAGGTCAAGCAGGGCGAGCCGCTCATGATGATCCACTACAACGACGAAGCGAAGCTCGAGCAGGCTCTCGAATACTTCAAGGCCGCCTATCGCCTCGCTCCGAAGCGTCCGACTCCGCCCCCACTCATCGTGGAACGTGTCGCGTAG
- a CDS encoding alpha/beta hydrolase-fold protein: MKTLTLLFASLLAAVVSAQDHFDVPKRTQFIELSSEITGMDYEIMILLPTSYEASPDASYPVLYLTDAQWDMTLVNSIVGKLNYDKSLVELVLVGISYQGADADYDDLRMQDLSPSQVGQFHSKSGGAGRFLAFLEETLIPTVEARYRIDPEKRALGGVSMGGLFTLYAMYEKPELFDRFISISPATVWDDGYIFRKDEAFAQSGAPLPVRLFLSYGGGEYSAYSEPIAKFQTVLMQRAYEDFALLNWTMEGERHGGVAAEGWTRGLRWAFRDITPYRPGPMEELLAGSAAGQDE, from the coding sequence ATGAAAACGCTTACCCTATTGTTCGCCTCGCTGCTTGCTGCCGTGGTCTCGGCCCAGGATCATTTCGATGTGCCCAAACGCACTCAGTTCATTGAGTTGAGCTCGGAGATTACGGGCATGGACTACGAGATCATGATCCTGCTTCCGACAAGTTATGAAGCTTCGCCGGATGCGTCATACCCCGTTTTGTACCTGACTGACGCCCAGTGGGACATGACGCTTGTTAATAGTATCGTCGGAAAGCTTAACTACGACAAGTCGCTGGTCGAGCTGGTGCTTGTTGGGATTTCCTACCAAGGGGCGGATGCCGATTACGACGACCTGCGCATGCAGGATTTGAGTCCCAGCCAGGTCGGTCAGTTTCACTCGAAATCTGGCGGCGCGGGGCGATTTTTGGCTTTTCTCGAGGAAACGCTCATCCCCACCGTGGAGGCGCGCTATCGGATCGATCCGGAAAAACGAGCGTTGGGCGGGGTCTCGATGGGTGGCTTGTTCACGCTCTACGCCATGTATGAGAAACCGGAGCTTTTTGATCGTTTCATTTCCATCAGTCCGGCCACGGTGTGGGATGATGGCTACATATTCCGCAAGGACGAAGCCTTCGCTCAGTCTGGCGCTCCCTTGCCGGTTCGGCTTTTTCTGTCCTATGGCGGCGGCGAGTACTCGGCCTACAGCGAGCCCATCGCGAAGTTTCAAACCGTCTTGATGCAGCGGGCTTATGAGGATTTCGCTCTCTTGAACTGGACCATGGAAGGCGAGCGGCATGGCGGGGTGGCAGCGGAGGGTTGGACGCGTGGTCTGCGCTGGGCGTTTCGCGACATCACCCCGTACCGTCCGGGACCCATGGAGGAGCTGCTTGCGGGCTCGGCGGCCGGGCAGGACGAATAG